A genomic region of Lycorma delicatula isolate Av1 chromosome 4, ASM4794821v1, whole genome shotgun sequence contains the following coding sequences:
- the LOC142324166 gene encoding corrinoid adenosyltransferase MMAB-like gives MYQIKFMNGMNCFTKIIRSSLFITNVNLSKYCYSTVDKDVVKEVVVKNDKIIQNKEAENNLPTPIYSRKGDFGETEVNGIILSKNDKIFKAIGTTDELSSQLGFAKEFGRQHNYGDKLLRIQMLLVNVMTAIQKSHFQTGKEKVPFSPTYTKELEDWIDEYSHQLPPVEHYVLPGGGIASSSLHVARSVCRRAERNVIPLVQDGVIDKEILAYLNRLSDFLFTISRIACKMDKQDEYTTSAHHDTPKDQNFNNN, from the exons ATGTATCAAATAAAGTTTATGAATGGAATGAATTGTTTCACGAAGATTATTAGATcctcattatttattacaaatgtgAATTTATCGAAATATTG TTACTCAACAGTTGACAAAGATGTTGTGAAAGAAGTggttgttaaaaatgataaaattatacaaaataaagaagcGGAAAATAATTTACCTACTCCAATTTACTCTCGAAAAGGTGATTTTGGTGAAACAGAAGTGAATggaattatattaagtaaaaatgataaaatattcaaaGCGATTGGTACGACCGATGAACTCTCATCACAGTTGGG gtttgcAAAAGAATTTGGAAGACAACATAATTACGGcgataaattattaagaatacaAATGTTATTAGTAAATGTTATGACGGCTATTCAGAAATCACATTTTCAAACTGGTAAAGAAAAAGTACCGTTTTCACCAACATATACTAAAGAATTAGAAGATTGGATAGATGAATATTCACATCAGCTACCTCCTGTTGAACATTATGTACTTCCG GGTGGTGGTATCGCTTCATCGTCGTTACATGTAGCACGGTCTGTCTGCCGCAGAGCTGAACGTAATGTTATTCCTTTGGTACAGGATGGGGTTATTGATAAAGAAATTCTCGCTTATCTCAACAG gctgtcagattttttatttacaatatcaaGAATCGCTTGTAAAATGGACAAACAGGACGAATACACGACATCTGCGCATCATGACACACCAAAGgatcaaaattttaacaataattga